Proteins from one Planctomyces sp. SH-PL62 genomic window:
- a CDS encoding metallophosphoesterase — translation MNAWAISDLHLSLARPDRRDRFADRWRDHVAKLEAGWRDAVRPGDLVLLPGDLSMARNHRELQPDLHWLESMPGRKVLAPGNHDAWWNKLAKVRPMMRASLRAVEATAEDLGDAIVAGARSMAVPRVDDPDAPVDDKAVARALQGLETALQAASALRKSPEQPLILLWHFPPFDAYGRPGPWVERFEHFQVTTCLYGHLHQESQWAGAVQGRHGNVRYQCVAADAVGFRPIRVVGV, via the coding sequence ATGAACGCCTGGGCCATCTCGGACCTCCACCTGTCGCTCGCCCGGCCCGACCGCCGCGATCGCTTCGCCGATCGATGGCGCGACCACGTCGCCAAGCTCGAGGCCGGCTGGCGCGACGCCGTCCGGCCCGGCGACCTCGTGCTCCTCCCCGGCGACCTCTCGATGGCGAGGAACCACCGCGAACTCCAGCCCGACCTGCACTGGCTGGAATCGATGCCGGGCCGCAAGGTCCTCGCCCCCGGCAATCACGACGCCTGGTGGAACAAGCTCGCCAAGGTCCGCCCCATGATGCGGGCCTCGCTCCGGGCCGTGGAAGCGACCGCCGAGGACCTCGGGGACGCGATCGTCGCCGGGGCGCGATCGATGGCCGTCCCTCGCGTCGACGACCCCGACGCCCCCGTCGACGACAAGGCCGTCGCCCGCGCCCTCCAGGGGCTCGAGACCGCCCTCCAGGCCGCCTCGGCGCTCCGCAAAAGCCCCGAACAGCCCCTGATCCTGCTCTGGCATTTTCCGCCCTTCGACGCCTACGGCCGCCCCGGCCCGTGGGTCGAACGCTTCGAGCATTTCCAGGTCACCACCTGCCTTTACGGACATCTCCACCAGGAGAGCCAGTGGGCCGGCGCCGTCCAGGGCCGGCACGGGAACGTCCGGTATCAATGCGTCGCCGCCGACGCCGTCGGATTCCGCCCCATCCGCGTCGTCGGCGTCTAA
- a CDS encoding CHRD domain-containing protein: MRIVLKLCVLAMATASLAAPTAEAGTIYLTSLDGAREEPPNASPGTGFAWLDLDTTAHTLHIRFQFSGLLGTTTAAHIHAPTAAPFSGTAGVATQTPTFVGFPLGVTSGSYDRTFNTALDSTWNAPYLAANGGTALGAEAALAQALAEGKAYLNIHSTFRPGGEIRGFFQPVPEPSSVIMAASAGSVGLGAVLRGRRRERAAC; encoded by the coding sequence ATGAGGATCGTGTTGAAACTGTGCGTGCTCGCAATGGCGACCGCCTCTCTGGCCGCACCGACGGCGGAAGCCGGCACCATCTACCTCACGAGCCTGGACGGGGCGAGGGAGGAACCGCCCAACGCCTCTCCCGGCACCGGTTTCGCCTGGCTCGATCTCGACACGACGGCTCATACGCTCCACATTCGGTTTCAATTCAGCGGCCTCCTGGGGACGACCACGGCCGCGCACATCCACGCTCCGACGGCCGCCCCCTTCTCCGGCACGGCCGGCGTCGCGACCCAGACGCCGACTTTCGTCGGCTTCCCCCTCGGCGTCACGAGCGGGTCGTACGACCGAACGTTCAACACCGCGCTCGACTCCACCTGGAATGCGCCCTACCTCGCGGCCAACGGCGGCACGGCGCTCGGGGCCGAAGCCGCGCTGGCCCAGGCCCTGGCCGAGGGCAAGGCTTATCTCAACATCCACTCGACCTTCAGGCCCGGCGGCGAGATCCGCGGGTTCTTCCAGCCCGTGCCCGAGCCGTCGTCCGTGATCATGGCCGCCAGCGCCGGGAGCGTCGGTCTCGGGGCCGTCCTCCGCGGCCGAAGGCGAGAGCGGGCGGCCTGCTGA
- a CDS encoding glycosyl hydrolase, whose protein sequence is MIGTHPIEDDQRVWLEIYADDLYLGLAPTFWIENKGGNSYWHAPIPPQAVGVRLHYRSVAERPGAETAYSVYQDSIVRPNLPDRTEVADLLSPAPEGLVGNRRMAVRVDARGSTYDIYFPTVGLHSNVRPKEGDLPQSRSHFRAIVGGLAVGRRLDWFTERSAWDAFQNYSGATNLLTTDLSWRNGPIRVLITDFVAMGESLPRNAGMEPSAGQYIKRFRLKNEGDVPRQAIFGVYVQAEINGGVGDTGLSWHDQDRTLLAINRGHGHSNRKLARDSTIEFALALDPRGDVDCEPTGPNEAILYRWIDLAPGESVTIDLLVSGAFTGWRGDQGTFLHWLRPALNWFRSTDLDAVEQSTAQEWDEFVEPIPTLHLPRAAYAVSLRRSALAAALHADLDTGAVAAGLDRGLSAYCWPRDALWVGGALARLGQPEILRGALAWLDRTRAKNSPFLYWFQKYSIDGVPEWETPAVDQTAMIPWSLERYYLATGDLDFVAGVWPMVEQAARVCGGDSGGHPGLSFDEDLHLVSSAGMGDQLYGRFLYSNATVVAGLHAAARLARRVNQDDSAVRWNALAHRIWHEGIMKEVATEREGLPGLIDTETGRFLSGRRISMLRGLWTRDPAFVADRSATIDVNALALACPFGLLPATNPHLLKTAETILRANTPLSGDPNVLARMAYPPVPRSRTGHVGEHPEVSSLATFWMIRYLLELGRASGQGRHWTRAVSMIDALVGRLGPLGLLLRPGARGQESARIATTPGGIAWGLHAMMIETMLDLAGLEYDAVERRLQVRPILAGSWPQTGVSRQFACGDVTYRLERPLGGAVHRLTFEGQLDVPITLDLAVTCPGLTDLGPWQATPPSAPPEFDIKSGRLRWTLPLEAGEHRCSWTWG, encoded by the coding sequence GTGATCGGAACGCATCCGATCGAGGATGATCAGCGCGTCTGGCTGGAGATCTACGCCGACGACCTCTACCTGGGCCTGGCCCCGACGTTCTGGATCGAGAACAAGGGCGGGAACAGCTACTGGCATGCGCCGATCCCGCCGCAGGCCGTCGGGGTCCGCCTCCACTATCGTTCCGTCGCCGAGCGTCCCGGGGCGGAGACGGCCTACAGCGTTTATCAAGATTCCATCGTCCGGCCCAATCTTCCCGATCGGACGGAAGTCGCCGACCTGCTCTCGCCCGCGCCGGAGGGCCTGGTAGGGAACCGGCGCATGGCGGTACGGGTGGATGCCCGTGGTTCGACCTACGACATCTATTTCCCGACCGTCGGGCTGCACTCGAACGTCAGGCCGAAGGAGGGGGACCTTCCCCAGAGCCGGTCGCACTTCCGGGCGATCGTGGGCGGGCTGGCGGTCGGCCGTCGCCTCGACTGGTTCACGGAACGGTCGGCCTGGGACGCCTTCCAGAATTACTCGGGCGCCACCAACCTGCTGACGACCGACCTCTCCTGGCGAAACGGGCCGATCCGGGTCCTGATCACCGATTTCGTGGCGATGGGAGAGAGCCTGCCGCGAAACGCGGGGATGGAGCCGTCGGCCGGGCAGTACATCAAGCGATTCCGGCTCAAGAACGAGGGGGACGTGCCGAGGCAGGCGATCTTCGGCGTCTACGTCCAGGCGGAGATCAACGGCGGCGTGGGAGACACCGGGCTCAGCTGGCACGACCAGGACCGCACCCTGCTCGCCATCAACCGGGGCCACGGCCACTCGAATCGCAAGCTGGCCCGCGACTCGACGATCGAGTTCGCGCTGGCGCTCGACCCGAGGGGGGACGTGGACTGCGAGCCCACCGGCCCCAACGAGGCCATTCTCTATCGCTGGATCGACCTCGCGCCAGGTGAATCGGTGACGATCGACCTGCTGGTCAGCGGCGCGTTCACCGGCTGGCGGGGCGACCAGGGGACCTTCCTGCACTGGCTGCGCCCGGCCCTGAACTGGTTCCGTTCGACCGACCTCGATGCGGTCGAGCAGAGCACGGCCCAGGAGTGGGACGAGTTCGTCGAGCCGATCCCGACCCTGCACCTTCCCCGCGCCGCGTACGCCGTAAGCCTGCGGCGATCGGCGCTCGCGGCGGCGCTGCACGCGGACCTGGACACCGGCGCGGTGGCCGCCGGGCTGGACCGGGGCCTTTCCGCCTATTGCTGGCCGCGCGACGCCCTCTGGGTCGGCGGCGCGCTGGCCCGACTGGGCCAACCGGAGATCCTCCGTGGCGCCCTGGCCTGGCTTGATCGCACGCGGGCCAAGAACAGCCCGTTCCTGTACTGGTTCCAGAAGTACTCGATCGACGGCGTCCCCGAATGGGAGACCCCGGCGGTCGACCAGACGGCGATGATCCCCTGGAGCCTGGAGCGGTACTACCTGGCCACCGGCGACCTGGATTTCGTCGCCGGCGTCTGGCCGATGGTCGAACAGGCGGCCAGGGTCTGCGGCGGCGACTCCGGGGGCCATCCCGGACTTTCCTTCGACGAGGATCTGCATCTCGTCAGTTCCGCGGGCATGGGAGACCAGCTTTACGGGCGGTTCCTGTACTCGAACGCGACGGTCGTCGCCGGCCTCCACGCGGCGGCCCGGCTGGCCCGTCGCGTGAACCAGGACGATTCGGCCGTGCGCTGGAACGCGCTGGCCCACCGGATCTGGCACGAAGGGATCATGAAGGAGGTCGCCACCGAGCGCGAGGGGCTCCCCGGCCTGATCGACACCGAGACCGGACGGTTCCTGAGCGGGCGCCGGATCTCGATGCTCCGGGGTCTCTGGACCCGGGACCCCGCCTTCGTGGCCGACCGCTCGGCCACGATCGACGTCAACGCCCTGGCCCTGGCCTGCCCCTTCGGATTGCTCCCCGCCACCAACCCGCACCTACTCAAGACGGCCGAGACGATCCTCAGAGCCAACACGCCCCTGAGCGGCGACCCCAACGTCCTCGCCCGGATGGCCTATCCGCCGGTCCCCCGGTCCCGGACGGGGCACGTCGGCGAGCATCCGGAGGTCTCCAGCCTGGCGACCTTCTGGATGATCCGCTACCTGCTGGAACTGGGAAGGGCCTCGGGGCAGGGTCGCCACTGGACGCGGGCGGTCTCCATGATCGACGCCCTCGTAGGTCGCCTCGGCCCCCTGGGCCTGCTCCTCCGCCCCGGCGCCCGAGGGCAGGAATCGGCCCGGATCGCCACGACTCCGGGGGGGATCGCCTGGGGGCTCCACGCCATGATGATCGAGACGATGCTCGACCTGGCGGGGCTCGAATACGACGCCGTCGAGCGGCGGCTCCAGGTCCGACCGATCCTGGCCGGATCGTGGCCCCAGACGGGAGTCTCGCGCCAGTTCGCCTGCGGCGACGTCACCTATCGCCTGGAACGCCCGCTCGGGGGCGCCGTGCATCGGCTCACCTTCGAGGGCCAGCTCGACGTGCCGATCACGCTCGATCTGGCCGTGACGTGCCCCGGACTGACGGATCTCGGTCCGTGGCAAGCCACGCCGCCGTCGGCCCCCCCGGAGTTCGACATCAAATCCGGCCGTCTCAGGTGGACGCTCCCCCTGGAGGCCGGCGAGCATCGCTGCTCATGGACCTGGGGCTGA
- a CDS encoding MBL fold metallo-hydrolase, with protein sequence MAEFTIDVVESAPYAQMAYVLWRPDRSDAIVVDPGFDAETILELLEHDGKTLAAILNTHGHVDHIAGNAALKAAHPQAPLIIGRGDSPLLADGARNLSLSYGQPVLSPPADRLVDDGDRLEFAGFSLLVREIPGHSPGSVVYILDAEEPPAVLGGDVLFAGSIGRTDFGGDPSRDFEVLMSGIVAKLMTLAEETLIYPGHGGVTTIGAERQSNPFVRDYLARTSRRDA encoded by the coding sequence ATGGCGGAATTCACCATCGACGTCGTGGAATCGGCGCCCTACGCCCAGATGGCCTACGTGCTCTGGCGGCCCGACCGCTCTGACGCCATCGTCGTCGATCCGGGGTTCGACGCCGAGACGATCCTCGAACTCCTGGAGCATGACGGCAAGACCCTGGCCGCGATCCTCAACACGCACGGCCACGTGGATCATATCGCCGGCAACGCGGCCCTGAAGGCGGCCCATCCCCAGGCCCCCCTGATCATCGGCCGGGGCGATTCCCCCCTGCTCGCCGACGGGGCGAGGAACCTCAGCCTCTCCTACGGCCAGCCGGTCCTCAGCCCCCCCGCCGACCGCCTGGTCGACGACGGCGATCGGCTCGAATTCGCCGGCTTCTCGCTCCTGGTCCGGGAGATCCCCGGCCACAGCCCCGGCTCCGTGGTCTACATCCTTGACGCCGAGGAGCCCCCCGCCGTCCTGGGCGGGGACGTCCTCTTCGCCGGCTCGATCGGGCGCACCGATTTCGGCGGCGATCCCAGCCGCGATTTCGAGGTGCTCATGTCCGGCATCGTCGCCAAGCTGATGACGCTGGCCGAGGAGACCCTGATCTACCCCGGCCACGGCGGCGTCACCACGATCGGGGCGGAGCGGCAGTCGAATCCGTTCGTTCGCGACTACCTCGCCCGGACGAGCCGGCGCGACGCATGA
- the csrA gene encoding carbon storage regulator CsrA yields the protein MLVLSRKLGEKIVIGDNIVVTVVKIDRNQIRIGIEAPHDIPVYREEIAPQRTNHQMEEAGV from the coding sequence ATGCTGGTTCTGAGCAGGAAGCTGGGCGAGAAGATCGTGATCGGCGACAACATCGTGGTGACGGTCGTCAAGATCGACCGCAATCAGATCCGCATCGGGATCGAAGCGCCCCACGACATCCCCGTCTACCGCGAAGAGATCGCCCCGCAGCGGACGAATCACCAGATGGAAGAAGCCGGCGTCTAA
- the trpE gene encoding anthranilate synthase component I: MSIHRPSFEDFAAHAGSAACIPVYRQLVGDNLTPVSAFSRIERSAPSFLFESVVGGEKVGRYSFLGTEPFLRFEARGKSVVVTEPGRPEAARRVECDDPFAELERLTDTYRAAHLPGLPRFTGGAVGYAAYDAVRYTERLPNVPEDDRGLPDLSFAFFDRMVLFDHIRKTVLVVAHAHVEPGCDLKAAYDKAASRVDELVERLETPGADLPLRDIDAGGPCRLQPRSNFAREAYEDVVRRCQEYIKAGDIFQVVPSQRFELTTTAEPFNIYRVLRVVNPSPFLFYLTFDDFQLIGSSPEILVRVEEGIVTIRPLAGTRRRGKDDAEDQALAEELLADPKERAEHIMLVDLGRNDVGRVAEYDSVTLSDVMKVERYSHVMHITSNVTGKLKEGKTAFDALRAGLPAGTVSGAPKVRAMEIIDEMEPTKRGPYAGAVGYIDFTGNMDTCIALRTLVLQGDKAYVQAGGGVVYDSVPSDEYDETVNKARGLLKAIEIAETQL, from the coding sequence ATGAGCATCCATCGCCCTTCGTTTGAGGATTTCGCGGCCCATGCCGGTTCGGCGGCCTGCATCCCGGTTTATCGCCAACTCGTCGGCGACAACCTGACGCCCGTCTCCGCCTTCAGCCGGATCGAGCGCTCCGCCCCCTCCTTCCTGTTCGAGAGCGTCGTCGGCGGCGAGAAGGTCGGACGCTACAGCTTCCTGGGCACCGAACCCTTTCTCCGCTTCGAGGCCCGAGGCAAGAGCGTCGTCGTCACCGAGCCCGGCCGGCCCGAGGCCGCGCGCCGAGTCGAGTGCGACGATCCGTTCGCCGAGCTGGAGCGGCTGACCGACACCTACCGCGCGGCGCATCTGCCGGGGCTCCCCCGGTTCACCGGCGGCGCCGTTGGCTACGCCGCGTACGACGCCGTCCGCTACACCGAGCGGCTGCCGAACGTCCCCGAAGACGATCGCGGCCTCCCCGACCTCTCGTTCGCCTTCTTCGACCGCATGGTCCTCTTCGACCACATCCGCAAGACGGTGCTCGTGGTCGCCCACGCCCACGTCGAGCCCGGTTGCGACCTGAAGGCGGCCTACGACAAGGCCGCCTCGCGGGTCGACGAGCTGGTCGAACGCCTGGAGACCCCCGGGGCCGACCTTCCGCTCCGCGACATCGACGCCGGCGGCCCCTGTCGTCTCCAGCCCCGATCCAACTTCGCCCGCGAGGCCTACGAGGACGTCGTCCGACGCTGCCAGGAGTACATCAAGGCCGGCGACATCTTCCAGGTCGTCCCGAGCCAGCGGTTCGAGCTGACGACCACCGCCGAGCCGTTCAACATCTACCGGGTGCTCCGGGTCGTGAACCCGAGCCCCTTCCTGTTCTACCTGACCTTCGACGATTTCCAGCTCATCGGCAGCTCGCCCGAAATCCTGGTCCGCGTCGAGGAGGGGATCGTGACCATCCGGCCCCTCGCCGGCACCCGCCGCCGCGGCAAGGACGACGCCGAGGACCAGGCGCTGGCCGAGGAGCTGCTGGCCGACCCCAAGGAACGCGCCGAGCACATCATGCTCGTCGACCTGGGCCGCAACGACGTCGGCCGCGTGGCCGAGTACGACAGCGTCACCCTCTCCGACGTCATGAAGGTCGAGCGCTACTCCCACGTCATGCACATCACCTCGAACGTGACGGGCAAGCTCAAGGAGGGCAAGACCGCGTTCGACGCCCTCCGCGCCGGGCTCCCCGCCGGGACCGTCTCCGGCGCCCCCAAGGTCCGGGCGATGGAGATCATCGACGAGATGGAGCCCACCAAACGCGGGCCCTACGCCGGCGCCGTGGGCTACATCGACTTCACCGGCAACATGGATACCTGCATCGCCCTGCGGACCCTGGTCCTCCAGGGGGACAAGGCCTACGTCCAGGCCGGCGGCGGCGTCGTCTACGACAGCGTCCCCTCGGACGAGTACGACGAGACCGTCAACAAGGCCCGGGGCCTGCTGAAGGCCATCGAGATTGCCGAAACCCAGCTCTGA
- a CDS encoding UvrB/UvrC motif-containing protein: MICQTCQNEAVVHLTDVVDGRRRERHLCVDCAREAGLTLPDAPPDLGLDAVLHGLIKKNVGELVGGLAESRCPDCRLRYMDFRIGGRLGCPHDYRVFREGLLPMLQRFHGATRHVGKRARLRPGASLRLRLRSQLRQAVAREDYEEAARLRDQLRLKDQHA; encoded by the coding sequence ATGATTTGTCAAACGTGCCAGAACGAAGCCGTCGTCCACCTCACCGACGTGGTGGACGGCCGGCGTCGGGAGCGTCATCTGTGCGTCGACTGCGCCCGAGAGGCCGGCCTGACGCTCCCCGACGCCCCGCCGGACCTCGGCCTCGACGCGGTCCTCCACGGCCTCATCAAGAAGAACGTCGGCGAACTCGTCGGCGGGCTGGCCGAGTCCCGGTGCCCGGACTGCCGGCTCCGCTACATGGACTTCCGCATCGGCGGGCGGCTGGGATGCCCCCACGACTACCGGGTCTTCCGGGAAGGCCTGCTGCCGATGCTCCAGCGCTTCCACGGCGCCACCCGGCACGTCGGCAAGCGGGCCCGGCTCCGCCCCGGGGCCTCGCTCCGCCTTCGACTCCGTTCCCAACTCCGCCAGGCCGTCGCCCGCGAAGACTACGAAGAAGCCGCGAGGCTGAGAGACCAGCTTCGCCTCAAGGATCAACACGCATGA
- a CDS encoding UvrB/UvrC motif-containing protein, translated as MKCQKCAKPATFHITDVIEKGKHQEFHFCDEHARQHLAPPEEAPTMGKLAETLATQAGLGAASPTMREPSAADKQVCPVCQITFLEFRNSGRLGCPYDYEVFRDELMPLLESIHGETRHSGKVPKRAPRNTQQQTTLIQLRNELKRAVAAEDYEAAAKLRDKIQEIERDQV; from the coding sequence ATGAAATGCCAGAAATGTGCGAAGCCGGCGACCTTCCACATCACGGACGTCATCGAGAAGGGTAAGCATCAGGAATTCCACTTCTGCGACGAGCACGCCCGTCAACACCTGGCCCCCCCGGAGGAGGCTCCGACCATGGGCAAGCTCGCCGAGACGCTGGCGACCCAGGCCGGGCTGGGGGCCGCCTCGCCGACGATGCGCGAACCCTCGGCCGCCGACAAGCAGGTCTGCCCCGTCTGCCAGATCACCTTCCTGGAATTTCGCAACTCGGGACGCCTAGGCTGCCCGTACGACTATGAAGTGTTCCGCGACGAGCTGATGCCGCTCCTGGAGAGCATCCACGGAGAGACTCGACATTCCGGGAAGGTCCCCAAGCGGGCCCCCCGCAACACCCAGCAGCAGACCACCCTGATCCAGCTCCGCAACGAGCTGAAGCGGGCGGTCGCCGCCGAGGACTATGAGGCCGCCGCCAAGCTCCGCGACAAGATCCAGGAGATCGAGCGGGACCAGGTTTGA
- a CDS encoding protein arginine kinase, which produces MTLDDLTRTSGEWLRGAGPESDIVMCSRIRLARNLADFPFTNRASRNEKAGIEAQVRAAVDAAGHDAAYFDVNAMPNLDRQFLVERQIISRELAGGEGPRGVAVTPKENISIMVNEEDHLRIQYMLSGFRLPEVWDEINSLDDQLEDDIAYAYSSSLGYLTACPTNVGTGIRVGVMLHLPGLVANKQIDKVFRALQKINLAVRGLYGEGSQAFGDFYQISNQQTLGKSEEEIIKILTDVVPQVLQYERSARQELVTGRRQHLHDQVSRAYGVLKTAQTISSEETMLLLSSVRMGVNLGLIDDLSIATVNELFIQTQPAFLQKLRGSELDSDQRNVARASLLRSRLANGRSVEDV; this is translated from the coding sequence ATGACACTGGACGACCTGACGAGGACCTCCGGCGAATGGCTCCGGGGCGCCGGCCCCGAGAGCGACATCGTGATGTGCTCGCGCATCCGCCTCGCCCGCAACCTGGCCGACTTCCCCTTCACCAACCGCGCCAGCCGCAACGAGAAGGCGGGGATCGAGGCGCAGGTGAGGGCGGCCGTCGACGCCGCCGGGCACGACGCCGCCTACTTCGACGTCAACGCCATGCCCAACCTCGACCGCCAGTTCCTGGTCGAGCGCCAGATCATCTCCCGGGAGCTCGCCGGCGGCGAGGGCCCGCGCGGGGTCGCCGTCACCCCCAAGGAGAACATCTCGATCATGGTGAACGAGGAGGACCACCTCCGCATCCAGTACATGCTCTCGGGATTCCGGCTCCCCGAGGTCTGGGACGAGATCAATTCGCTGGACGACCAGCTCGAAGACGACATCGCCTACGCCTACAGCTCCTCGCTGGGATACCTCACCGCCTGCCCGACCAACGTGGGGACGGGGATCCGCGTGGGCGTGATGCTCCACCTGCCGGGGCTGGTCGCCAACAAGCAGATCGACAAGGTCTTCCGGGCCCTCCAGAAGATCAACCTGGCCGTCCGCGGCCTCTACGGCGAAGGCTCGCAGGCGTTCGGCGACTTCTACCAGATCTCCAACCAGCAGACCCTGGGCAAGAGCGAGGAGGAGATCATCAAGATCCTCACCGACGTCGTCCCCCAGGTCCTCCAGTACGAGCGCTCGGCCCGCCAGGAACTCGTGACCGGCCGCCGGCAGCACCTCCACGACCAGGTCAGCCGGGCCTACGGCGTCCTCAAGACGGCCCAGACGATCTCCAGCGAGGAGACGATGCTGCTCCTCTCCAGCGTCCGCATGGGCGTGAACCTGGGCCTGATCGACGACCTCTCGATCGCCACGGTCAACGAGCTGTTCATCCAGACCCAGCCGGCCTTCCTGCAGAAGCTCCGCGGCAGCGAGCTGGACAGCGACCAGCGCAACGTGGCGCGTGCGTCGCTCCTGCGCAGCCGCCTCGCCAACGGCCGGAGCGTCGAGGACGTGTAA
- a CDS encoding J domain-containing protein, whose translation MASFSFDIDPYAVLGVTRDASLQEIRDAYRSKTKKYHPDVGGEDWAFRILAQAYELLSTDRVMRATRTETAPRPTPAAAAGAGQARQGREAPHRAEPKTESVYVGIVDKDVPPHRLVAVELLCVRYLWDQASYLWLNQKSSDDDRFLSCSLNISWPDQGQGPLQLAEREDEEILASLSEVFDHQVLSTRAVSSRSHVHDGGFTGWLTYSSFDRTWKSIRLLQEALHARDLGMRQWSRDLFIPRNWS comes from the coding sequence TTGGCCTCCTTCAGCTTCGACATCGACCCCTACGCCGTGCTCGGCGTGACTCGCGACGCCTCGCTTCAGGAGATCCGCGACGCTTATCGGTCGAAGACCAAGAAATACCACCCCGACGTCGGCGGGGAGGATTGGGCCTTCCGCATCCTCGCCCAGGCCTACGAGCTCCTCAGCACCGACCGCGTCATGCGGGCCACCCGGACGGAGACCGCCCCACGTCCGACCCCCGCCGCAGCCGCCGGCGCGGGCCAGGCGCGACAGGGCCGCGAGGCTCCCCACCGGGCCGAGCCCAAGACCGAGTCGGTCTACGTCGGGATCGTCGACAAGGACGTCCCGCCGCACCGACTGGTGGCCGTCGAGCTGCTCTGCGTCCGCTACCTCTGGGACCAGGCGTCCTACCTCTGGCTCAACCAGAAGTCCTCGGACGACGACCGTTTCCTGAGTTGCAGCCTGAACATCTCCTGGCCGGACCAGGGCCAGGGCCCGCTCCAGCTCGCGGAGCGTGAGGACGAGGAGATCCTCGCCTCGCTGAGCGAGGTCTTCGACCACCAGGTCCTCTCCACCCGCGCGGTCAGCTCCCGCAGCCACGTCCACGACGGCGGATTCACGGGATGGCTCACCTACTCCAGCTTCGACCGCACCTGGAAGTCGATCCGGCTCCTCCAGGAGGCGCTCCACGCCCGGGACCTCGGCATGCGGCAGTGGTCGCGCGACCTGTTCATCCCTCGCAACTGGAGCTGA
- a CDS encoding sugar phosphate isomerase/epimerase family protein yields MTAEASIATAAATGFQGVDLLVRDVIDAGRDPGELKRRMDDLGLRGGGWTLPMNWKNDEASFESDLARLPRCAEVAAQLGLFRTGTWVRFESEPVAPETLGSREARDRVVAETTAWQVERLGRIARILGEHGGRLGLEVIGSRSERTGEGVPLVSTYRDLLRRYADLGRAYSNVGVLADAYHLYAAGEEAEAALAWGVEAVGWVHLADPANPDRTTMRDVERLLPGESGGELCRKLLTRLAEGGYDGPVTAEPLAQSRSFRSDDAQERARLTREALRRVWPASGASS; encoded by the coding sequence ATGACGGCCGAGGCGTCCATCGCGACGGCCGCTGCAACCGGTTTCCAGGGGGTCGACCTTCTGGTCCGCGACGTGATCGACGCCGGGAGGGATCCGGGCGAGCTGAAGCGACGGATGGACGACCTCGGGCTGCGAGGGGGCGGGTGGACGCTGCCGATGAACTGGAAGAACGACGAGGCGTCGTTCGAGTCCGATCTGGCGCGACTGCCCCGATGCGCAGAGGTTGCGGCGCAGTTAGGGCTGTTCCGAACGGGAACCTGGGTGCGCTTCGAATCCGAGCCGGTCGCCCCCGAGACCCTGGGCTCCCGCGAGGCTCGCGATCGAGTCGTCGCAGAGACGACGGCGTGGCAGGTGGAGCGCCTCGGCCGGATCGCGCGGATCCTCGGCGAGCACGGCGGCCGGCTCGGCCTTGAAGTGATCGGCTCGCGCTCGGAGCGGACGGGGGAGGGGGTCCCGCTCGTCTCGACGTACCGCGATCTCTTGCGCCGATATGCAGACCTCGGGCGTGCCTACTCGAACGTGGGCGTGCTCGCGGACGCCTACCATCTCTACGCGGCCGGCGAGGAGGCGGAGGCCGCGCTGGCCTGGGGCGTCGAGGCTGTCGGCTGGGTGCATCTGGCCGATCCGGCGAATCCGGATCGCACGACGATGCGCGACGTGGAACGTCTACTACCCGGCGAATCGGGCGGGGAATTGTGTCGTAAACTGCTGACGCGGCTGGCGGAGGGGGGCTACGACGGCCCGGTCACGGCGGAACCGTTGGCGCAGAGTCGCTCTTTCCGATCAGATGACGCGCAGGAGCGAGCGCGATTGACGCGCGAGGCGCTGCGTCGTGTCTGGCCGGCATCGGGAGCCTCAAGCTGA
- the coaD gene encoding pantetheine-phosphate adenylyltransferase — MRPTGTPIAPLRMAVFTGTFDPISLGHLDVISRGRLLFEHLVVGIGVHPNKTSLFSVEERIKLAERVVAPFDNVSVESFEELTVQYVRRIGARVILRGLRTLTDMEYEFGMTLTNQRLDPEIETVFLMADGQYSHVSSSLIRQVAKFGGAEALRPFVPEILIGPILAKIKRNEPGDPYVDYDKRRSDDAPSPP; from the coding sequence ATGCGACCGACCGGGACCCCGATCGCCCCCCTCCGGATGGCCGTCTTCACCGGCACCTTCGACCCGATCTCGCTGGGCCATCTCGACGTGATCAGCCGGGGACGGCTGCTCTTCGAGCACTTGGTTGTGGGCATCGGCGTCCACCCGAACAAGACGTCGCTGTTCAGCGTCGAGGAGCGGATCAAGCTGGCCGAGCGAGTGGTCGCCCCCTTCGACAACGTCTCGGTCGAGTCGTTCGAGGAGCTGACGGTCCAGTACGTCCGCCGGATCGGGGCGCGGGTGATCCTCCGAGGGCTCCGCACCCTGACCGACATGGAATACGAGTTCGGGATGACGTTGACCAACCAGCGGCTCGATCCCGAGATCGAGACGGTCTTCCTGATGGCCGACGGCCAGTACTCCCACGTCTCCAGCTCGCTGATCCGGCAGGTGGCGAAGTTCGGCGGGGCCGAGGCGCTTCGGCCGTTCGTGCCCGAGATCCTGATCGGCCCGATCCTCGCCAAGATCAAGCGAAACGAGCCCGGCGACCCCTACGTCGACTACGACAAGCGGAGGTCGGACGACGCCCCGTCCCCCCCGTGA